From one Lycium barbarum isolate Lr01 chromosome 6, ASM1917538v2, whole genome shotgun sequence genomic stretch:
- the LOC132598474 gene encoding galactinol synthase 1-like, whose translation MAPNLVSDTKKATNTQKGIELGRSCAYVTFLAGNGDYVKGVVGLAKGLIKAKTMYPLVVAILPDVPEEHRMLLRSHGCIVREIEPLAPSMDSSDKYARSYYVLNYSKLRIWQFVEYSKMVYLDGDMQVFENIDHLFDFPDKYFYAVADCICDMYGQPCSEVLPWPKDLGSRPPIYFNAGMFVFQPNLSIYVRLLNTLKVTPPTQFAEQDFLNMFFKDKYKPIPYVYNLLLAMLWRHPEKINVNKAKAVHYCSPGAKPWKYTGKEEHMDREDIKMLVKKWWDIYNDQTLHHKQGSLRIAGAEGQVEANRLKAAAFSDTNISTLCLTNPSAA comes from the exons ATGGCTCCAAACCTTGTGAGTGACACAAAAAAAGCTACTAATACTCAAAAGGGCATAGAATTAGGGAGGTCATGTGCTTATGTGACATTCTTAGCGGGTAATGGTGATTATGTGAAAGGGGTGGTGGGTTTAGCAAAGGGATTAATAAAAGCCAAAACTATGTATCCTTTGGTGGTGGCGATTTTACCCGATGTGCCGGAGGAACACCGGATGCTACTAAGGAGTCATGGTTGTATAGTGAGGGAGATAGAGCCACTTGCACCTTCAATGGACTCATCGGATAAATATGCTAGATCATATTACGTTCTCAACTACTCCAAACTTCGGATTTGGCAG TTTGTGGAGTACAGTAAGATGGTATACTTGGACGGAGACATGCAAGTTTTTGAGAACATAGACCATCTTTTCGACTTTCCTGACAAATATTTCTATGCCGTGGCGGACTGCATATGTGACATGTATGGGCAGCCATGTTCTGAGGTTCTGCCGTGGCCCAAAGACTTGGGCTCAAGGCCACCTATCTACTTCAACGCAGGCATGTTTGTCTTTCAGCCCAATCTCTCCATTTATGTCCGTCTCTTGAACACCCTCAAAGTTACCCCACCCACCCAATTTGCCGAACAG GACTTTCTGAACATGTTCTTTAAAGACAAGTACAAGCCAATTCCTTATGTATACAATTTATTGCTGGCCATGCTATGGCGCCACCCGGAGAAAATCAACGTCAACAAAGCGAAAGCAGTTCACTACTGTTCGCCAGGAGCTAAGCCGTGGAAATACACTGGCAAGGAAGAACATATGGATCGAGAAGATATCAAAATGCTAGTGAAGAAATGGTGGGACATTTATAATGATCAGACACTGCATCACAAGCAGGGTTCTCTTCGGATTGCTGGAGCTGAGGGTCAAGTGGAAGCAAACAGATTAAAGGCTGCAGCCTTTTCTGATACAAACATCAGTACCTTATGTCTTACTAACCCATCAGCTGCTTAG